The Babylonia areolata isolate BAREFJ2019XMU chromosome 17, ASM4173473v1, whole genome shotgun sequence genome has a window encoding:
- the LOC143291362 gene encoding uncharacterized protein LOC143291362, with amino-acid sequence MENVLVGMSTVDLPPTLQTCKGTLNGQQVTVILDSGCSTVGVRKSLVHESQLTNRVQLCRLFNGEVVRLPLARVSLDTPYFAGTVEACVIENPVCDVILGRIEGSTFHCSEVAAAVVTRAQAARQERPFRPLLRSKAPQLDVSPEKLKELQQSDSTLKKLFEKVGQSKEESSGVIISFVMRDDLLYRRVASEKSDSVSWQLVVPENLRESVLIAAHDSVFGGHMANNSTFKRIQPFFFWPGYMSSVKHYCRSCHICQKTFPKGRVPAAPLQPVPVVEVPFSRVAIDLVGPIKPTSSQGHQYILTLVDVATWYPEAVALKSVTTEAVAEALLEIFSRTGIPDEVLSDLGTQFTSDIMREVMRLLSVSQLHTTPYHPQTNGVVERFHGCLKSMLKKLMADKPKLHCLHTGRFRRNPQGLHFSSSCMAEFPKALLSYSMSLGQTM; translated from the coding sequence ATGGAAAATGTTTTGGTTGGTATGTCTACAGTCGATCTACCTCCAACCCTTCAAACTTGTAAAGGCACATTGAATGGTCAGCAGGTAACAGTCATACTGGATTCTGGGTGTTCAACTGTTGGTGTGCGTAAAAGCTTGGTCCATGAAAGTCAGCTTACTAACAGGGTACAGCTGTGTCGCCTTTTCAATGGTGAGGTTGTCCGACTTCCACTAGCTCGTGTTAGTCTGGATACACCATATTTTGCTGGTACAGTGGAAGCCTGTGTCATTGAAAATCCTGTTTGTGACGTTATTTTGGGTCGAATTGAGGGCTCCACATTTCATTGCAGTGaggttgctgctgcagttgtgacCAGAGCACAGGCAGCCAGGCAGGAAAGACCGTTTCGTCCACTTTTGAGGTCAAAGGCCCCACAGCTAGATGTTTCTCCTGAAAAGCTGAAGGAGTTACAGCAAAGTGATTCAACGCTGAAGAAGTTGTTTGAAAAAGTAGGCCAGAGTAAGGAGGAGTCGTCGGGTGTAATCATTTCTTTTGTCATGAGAGACGATTTGTTGTACAGGAGAGTTGCGTCAGAAAAATCTGATTCAGTTTCATGGCAATTGGTAGTTCCTGAAAATCTGCGGGAGTCTGTTCTTATTGCTGCACACGATTCTGTCTTTGGTGGGCATATGGCAAACAACAGTACGTTCAAACGTATTCAGCCATTTTTCTTTTGGCCTGGTTACATGAGTTCAGTCAAGCACTACTGTAGATCCTGTCACATATGTCAGAAAACTTTCCCAAAGGGCAGAGTGCCAGCTGCACCTCTTCAGCCAGTACCAGTGGTCGAAGTTCCATTCTCGAGAGTTGCAATTGATTTGGTTGGCCCAATCAAACCGACCTCTTCACAAGGTCACCAGTATATACTCACTCTTGTTGATGTGGCAACTTGGTATCCGGAAGCAGTGGCATTGAAGTCAGTTACAACTGAGGCAGTCGCAGAAGCATTACTAGAGATATTTTCCAGAACAGGGATACCAGATGAGGTACTTTCAGATCTTGGTACCCAGTTTACATCAGACATCATGAGGGAAGTTATGCGCCTTTTGTCTGTATCACAACTCCACACTACCCCATATCACCCACAGACGAACGGGGTTGTTGAAAGATTTCATGGCTGTTTGAAGTCTATGCTCAAGAAGCTGATGGCAGATAAACCCAAGCTGCATTGTTTGCATACAGGGAGATTCCGCAGGAATCCACAGGGTTTGCACTTTTCGAGCTCTTGTATGGCAGAGTTCCCAAAGGCCCTTCTCAGCTACTCTATGAGTCTTGGACAAACAATGTGA